Proteins encoded by one window of Blautia argi:
- a CDS encoding single-stranded DNA-binding protein: MNKVILMGRLTRDPDVRYTQGENPMAIARYTLAVDRRFKREGEATADFISCVAFGKQAEFAEKYFRQGIRIVITGRIQTGSYTNRDGNKVYTTDVVVEEQEFAESKNAQNGAEGSSNTQSNTAAGQPTVDPDGFMNIPDGIDEELPFS; encoded by the coding sequence ATGAATAAAGTAATTTTAATGGGACGCTTAACCCGTGACCCGGACGTACGTTATACCCAAGGTGAGAACCCAATGGCGATTGCCAGATATACATTAGCAGTAGACCGCCGGTTTAAAAGGGAGGGAGAAGCCACCGCAGACTTTATCAGCTGCGTGGCTTTCGGAAAACAGGCAGAATTTGCCGAGAAATACTTCCGTCAGGGAATCCGGATTGTGATAACCGGACGTATCCAGACCGGAAGTTATACCAATCGGGACGGGAACAAGGTATATACCACAGACGTAGTGGTAGAAGAACAGGAATTTGCCGAAAGCAAAAATGCCCAGAATGGTGCAGAAGGAAGCAGCAATACACAGAGCAACACGGCAGCAGGACAGCCAACGGTAGACCCAGACGGCTTCATGAACATTCCGGACGGAATCGATGAAGAGTTGCCATTCAGCTAA